The Fusarium graminearum PH-1 chromosome 2, whole genome shotgun sequence genome includes a region encoding these proteins:
- a CDS encoding glucosamine-6-phosphate isomerase produces the protein MRLIIRDDETEACKYVANYVVERINAFHPTPEHPFILGLPTGSSPIGVYNELVRSYKAGQVSFENVVTFNMDEYVGLPRDDPNSYHSFMWKHFFSHVNIHPSNVHILNGNAASPEAECDAYEEAIKAVGGIDLFLAGIGEDGHIAFNEPGSSLASRTRVKTLAYDTILSNSRFFDNDVSKVPRMALTVGVQTVLEAKEVVVIILGARKALALQKCVEQGVNHMWSLSCLQMHPHPMIVVDEDATLELQVKTVKYFKSIEKVAREQGFEQILPSKVRTGNVAIPETKIHRTQSPVIIAPEPIASHLLRATPMGDYSMRTPSPDLLPDRMASRIPEPNLNRRLTPNLEVQTDVPKTKVDMIDSAVAMSPEQVASDLLLQPPMKKTMRSPSPDLIPDRMASRIPEPSLNGRLTPSPELKNRMNTVGAH, from the exons ATGCGTCTGATCATCCGTGACGACGAGACTGAGGCGTGCAAGTATGTCGCCAATTACGTTGTGGAGCGCATCAATGCCTTCCACCCTACACCTGAGCATCCCTTTATCCTAGGATTGCCCACAGGCTCTAGTCCTATCGGCGTATACAATGAGCTCGTGCGCAGTTACAAGGCTGGACAA GTCTCGTTCGAAAATGTAGTCACTTTCAACATGGACGAATACGTCGGACTTCCTCGAGACGACCCCAACTCATATCATTCATTCATGTGGAagcacttcttctctcacGTCAACATCCATCCTTCCAACGTACACATCCTCAATGGCAACGCTGCCAGCCCCGAGGCTGAGTGTGATGCGTACGAGGAGGCTATCAAGGCCGTCGGTGGCATCGATCTGTTCCTGGCTGGTATTGGTGAAGATGGCCATATTGCTTTCAACGAACCTGGATCCAGTCTTGCCAGCCGCACCAGGGTCAAGACGCTAGCCTACGACACCATCCTCTCCAACTCTCGCTTCTTCGACAACGATGTAAGCAAAGTGCCAAGGATGGCATTGACTGTCGGCGTCCAAACTGTCCTTGAAGCGAAAGAGGTCGTTGTCATTATCCTGGGAGCCCGCAAGGCCCTTGCGCTACAAAAGTGCGTCGAACAGGGCGTCAACCACATGTGGTCACTATCATGTCTGCAAATGCACCCACACCCTATGATTGTCGTCGATGAGGACGCCACATTAGAGCTTCAGGTCAAGACAGTCAAG TACTTCAAGAGCATTGAGAAAGTTGCTCGTGAGCAGGGATTCGAGCAGATTCTCCCCTCAAAAGTACGAACTGGCAACGTCGCCATCCCCGAAACCAAGATCCATAGAACCCAGAGCCCTGTCATCATCGCTCCTGAACCTATCGCTTCGCACCTTTTGCGCGCAACACCCATGGGTGACTACTCTATGAGAACACCTTCACCTGACCTGTTGCCGGATCGCATGGCATCGCGCATCCCTGAACCAAACTTGAACCGCAGACTTACACCGAATCTTGAAGTCCAGACCGACGTTCCTAAGACAAAGGTCGATATGATCGATAGCGCGGTCGCCATGTCCCCCGAACAAGTTGCCTCTGATTTACTTCTTCAACCGCCAATGAAAAAGACGATGCggtctccttctcctgaTCTAATTCCGGATCGCATGGCCTCACGTATCCCTGAGCCAAGCCTGAACGGCAGATTGACACCTAGCCCCGAATTGAAGAATAGAATGAACACTGTTGGAGCTCACTAA